Part of the Psilocybe cubensis strain MGC-MH-2018 chromosome 11, whole genome shotgun sequence genome is shown below.
CGCAGATTAGAAATCGATACGTCATATATTTAGCAAGAAAACTTACGTAGGATCAGTAAAGAAGAGGTCTCCTGTGACTGGATGGATCTTTATGTCGTTCAAAGAGTTAAATTGCCTCCCAAAGAAGTTGTCCAACAGTACGGTTACGTTGTGGGGCGCTTTGGGGTTGACGAGTGCAATGGACGGTGGCAACGGGCCGCGTCCGGATGTGATTAAGACAATAGAAGATCCTAGGGGGCCCGTTCCACCGTTCGTCATCTGAATTGTGTCCGGAAGGTCAAGCTGAcatgagagagagaaacacATATGTCAACAGTTAATGTCGGATTGAAAGAAATTAACCAAGTGCGCAGCAACGTTCTCACCTCAGTAACCGAAACGTTTACGGCTGCACCACTCCCAGGCTTCAGGCCTTGCAAAGCCTTTTCGACAGCCTGCATACTGATTTTCCCCActttgttgttgtggttTATGTCGCTATTTCCGAGGGCACCACCATCATTGCTCGCGAAGAAAACCTCGTCTGTGTCTGGCACATAAACGGGCGCTTCATGTGCAAAGGCGAAATCAGGATTTGAAGCGACTTCATGAATGGAAGGATTAGGTCCCAAAATGTCGAGGAACGCCTCATCAAAGATCTGGATAAAGGGGGGTTTCCCTGAGGTGGGATTGAAGAACTGTGTAAAGGACGAATTTCTGAATGGACCATTTGGTCCCAAGACTGCGAACGATTTAGGATCAATAAACTGAATGGAAGTTAAATTAGAGGATAAAGCTTATCGAAAAGTGATGAACGTACGACAGATTGAGGTGGTGAACCGGGAGGCACAGGTTGTGGTGGCTGTCCAAACGTCCATGTGAGATGTTGGAAAATAATGGTCAAGGCGACTTTAAACCAGCGATTCTTCATTGGAGAATATGTCAGTGCACTAAAAGCAGCGAAGGTAGATTGATTTTAGAATTTTTCACTTACTTATATACCTTCAGAGGTGTCATGAGATGCGATTTGTTCACGGCATAACTCGAAGGGTGAATTGTTTTTATCAAGAACCAATACTATCCTTCATCCTTCTAGATCACCGACACGTGAGTTATTCTCTGGTGAGCGCATGACGAAATAGTTGACAATGTCATCTTCCAAGAGTTGAGCACTTGAGTACAAATTCCCATGCCACGCTTGGAAAAGGAGGCTTCCACCCAAAGGCTGTCGACAATCGCGTCACTTGATGCTACAGCTGCATTTAAACTGAAAGTAATAGCATTTATGGCTATTCGCCCGCAAGCCGAATATTTCTGTCATAAGCCTCCACCAAGCAAGTAGCTCAATGTGTTATAATTACACACCAGTAGACTGACGGCGAGGTGCCGTTGCTGAGAGGTTGAAGCGACTGAGTTGTAGTTGAGGTTGGAGTTGGTTCCAGCTACATGTTATAATTTCGTGTGATAATCATATCCTTATGAAAGAACAAGAGTGTTCTCAGATCTTGTGAGAGTGGCATGGAAAGTTTATTAAGGTGAACCTCGAGTTAAACTTGAA
Proteins encoded:
- a CDS encoding Lactonohydrolase oryL, which produces MKNRWFKVALTIIFQHLTWTFGQPPQPVPPGSPPQSVFIDPKSFAVLGPNGPFRNSSFTQFFNPTSGKPPFIQIFDEAFLDILGPNPSIHEVASNPDFAFAHEAPVYVPDTDEVFFASNDGGALGNSDINHNNKVGKISMQAVEKALQGLKPGSGAAVNVSVTELDLPDTIQMTNGGTGPLGSSIVLITSGRGPLPPSIALVNPKAPHNVTVLLDNFFGRQFNSLNDIKIHPVTGDLFFTDPTYGFLNHFRPEPLMRNQVYRLDMAKRSVRVVATDFDKCNGIAFTPDGNTAYVTDTGANSGFLGNNQTAPATIYAFDVDPKSQAFFNRRIFAYTDTGIPDGVQVDAAGNVYAGCGDGVQVWSPEGTLLGKFFIETTSANMIFAGDGRLVIMAETKIFVAKIAAKEGKVSFP